The following coding sequences lie in one Arachis stenosperma cultivar V10309 chromosome 5, arast.V10309.gnm1.PFL2, whole genome shotgun sequence genomic window:
- the LOC130980948 gene encoding putative leucine-rich repeat receptor-like protein kinase At2g19210, with protein sequence MPVLLPSPFCRRQDDVPPPRISKGCITAVVLCRRAAVDWNSPLSCCTVSKPLHRRSSLIHHRCSSPWSYPLSPDIKSGHGFVVGDEGYRQDSDIQKVKLSREALTQLSKLVESRVSTGYAGSSSPRIIYLNLSSSGLTGNIASAISNLKSIGYLDLSNNSLTGSVPYFLSQLHSLKVLNLEGNQLTGAVPMQLRENSNNGMFKTSNSNKVVVQLVALLGGGFVILATTITSFFIFKRHRVASEMGNLRAYSRIKMELESNKQQFSYAEVQKITKNFKRVVGKGASGTVYHCYVGDTEVAVKMLSPSDSNSAQVYLQFQALFTR encoded by the exons ATGCCA GTCTTGTTGCCGTCGCCGTTCTGCCGCCGCCAGGATGATGTACCACCACCGAGGATCTCGAAGGGATGTATCACCGCCGTTGTGCTCTGTCGCCGCGCTGCCGTTGACTGGAACTCGCCGCTGAGCTGCTGCACCGTCTCCAAGCCGTTGCATCGCCGCTCATCTCTTATTCACCATCGCTGCTCATCGCCATGGTCGTATCCTCTATCACCAG ATATAAAATCAGGACATGGATTTGTTGTTGGAGATGAAGGGTATAGGCAGGACAGTGACATTCAGAAAGTTAAGCTTTCAAGGGAGGCATTGACACAGCTCTCCAAGTTAGTTGAGTCCAGAGTTAGTACAGG CTATGCTGGTTCTTCTTCTCCAAGGATCATATACTT GAACTTATCTTCCAGTGGTTTAACTGGAAACATAGCATCAGCCATATCTAATTTGAAGTCAATAGGATATTT GGATTTATCAAACAACAGTTTGACAGGATCAGTGCCTTATTTCTTATCTCAACTTCATTCCTTGAAAGTTCT GAACCTGGAAGGGAATCAACTAACAGGAGCAGTTCCAATGCAACTCAGAGAGAATTCAAATAATGGCATGTTCAAAACCAG CAATAGTAATAAAGTTGTGGTCCAATTGGTGGCATTACTAGGTGGAGGTTTTGTGATTCTAGCAACAACAATCACTTCTTTCTTTATATTCAAAAGACATAGAG TAGCCTCTGAAATGGGGAATCTGAGAGCATATTCAAGAATAAAGATGGAGTTAGAGTCAAATAAACAGCAATTTAGCTATGCTGAAGTCcaaaaaattaccaaaaattttaaaagggtTGTGGGAAAAGGAGCATCTGGAACAGTGTATCATTGCTATGTAGGTGATACTGAAGTTGCTGTCAAAATGCTGTCTCCTTCAGACTCAAACTCAGCCCAAGTATATCTACAATTTCAAGCACTATTCACCCGGTGA